TCTCGCGGCGGTCGAAGCCGGCGCACGCGACGTCGACGCCGTGGTCGACGCCGCCTACGAGAAGGATCTGACGGGCGTCGCCGACCTCGCGCGGGCAACGGTTGTCGCGCATCTGGAGAAACTGGTCGCGGAGGGGCGGATCGACGAGACGTGGAGCGGGGAATCCGACCCCGATCCGTCGATGTAGTTTTATCAGGTCCACCGGAATGGACGGGGTATGGGAGACGATTCCGGCGATCCGTCGATGTCGACACGGCTCCTCGGTCGGTACGGCGGACCGATCGTCGCCGGGCTGGGATTCGTCATCACGCGCTTTTTCGTTGCGGAGGCGGTCACCCTCTCCGGCGAACCGATCGCCGTCGCCGCCACCGCCGGGTCGCTGGTGGTCGGACTCTCCCTCACGGTCGCGGGCGTCGGGCTCGCAGTCGGCGCGTTCACCTCGGCGTTCGTCGCCGATGTCAGCCGCGGGTGTCTGCTCGGAACCGGGGCGACGGCGGCCGCCATCGCCATCACGATTGCGGCGACCAGCGTTGGCATGATCGATGCGGCGGTCGGCACGCAGTTGCTCGTCGCCAACGTCCTCCTCGCGGGCGCCATCGGCGGCATGGTCAACGGCTATCGCAAGGCGTTCCTCCGCCAGCGGCGGGCGGCGGTCATGCGCGGCGCGAACCGGGCTCGGTTTATTAATCGGCTGCTGCGTCACGAGGTGTTGAACGCCGCGACGATCATCGACGGACACGCCGACCTGCTTCGCGACGACGGCGGAGACCGGGAGCGGTCCGTCGGCGCCATCCGCCGCGGCGCCGCTCGGATCGAGTCGACGATCAACGGGGTCGGAACGATCGCCGAAGACCGCACGAGAAACGCGGTTTCGCTCGCGAAGATGATCCGTACTGCGGTCGACTCGGTCGGTGACGGCGGGAGGTATGACCGCGACGTGTCGATCGATGTCGGCAGCGCCACCGCCGACTCGGTGCGCGTCGACGCCGACGACCGGCTCTCAATCGTGTTCGAGCGGTTGATCGAGCACGCTGTGGATGTCCGTGGCGCCGAGATTGTCCGGATCGAGACGACGGTTGAGCGACACGCGGCCACCGTGACGATGATCGACGACGGTTCCCTGCCGTCCGACCGACAGCGCGGCGTTCTCGAGCGTGGGTCGTTCCCCGAGTTCGACGACCCGACGAACGGGTTCGAACTGCAGGCGGCCTCCCTCCTCGTCGGCGAGTACGAGGGAACGATCCGCGTCGAGCGCGGCGAGGAAACGCGAGTCGTTGTTCGGCTCCCATTAAAAAGCGCTGACGCGGCAGTGGCCGCGGTCGGCGTTGAGTACCCGTCCTTGGTTCGTGCGATCACCGCAGGGTTCGCCGCTGGTATCGCCATGGGCGGCCTGTTCTTGACGGCGAGCGGCACGCTCCCGGTGATCGGTGCGCTCTACGGCGCCGAGAGCGCCGCTATCGGGTGGATAACACACCAGTTCCACAGCGTCGTGTTCGCGCTGCTGTTCGTCGCCGGGGTGTCGCGATCCCCCCTCAGCGACCGCACGCACCGCCCGCTTGCAGCGAGCGTCGCCGGTCTCGCGTGGGGAGTGCTGCTCTGGTTAGTCGCCGCCGGACTGGTCATGCCGATCTGGCTCCGGGCTGTCGGAATCCTGGCGACGCTGCCGAACCTCCCCTGGATCGGTCTCCTGTCGCACGGGATCTGGGGCGTGACGCTCGGGGTGGGATACGTCCTCATCGGCGGTCGCTTCGAGTAATCAGTCCGCTCAACTGCGCGCTCGTCGTCCGAACTCAGAGTTCGGCTTCGAGCTGCGCCGCTAACCCGTCGAGCGGCGTCTCCGTCACGTCGACGAACCGGCCGCCGACCTCCTCGATGCCGCCGTCCGTCTCGGGGTCGTCGCCGACGTGGACCAGCGACGCCGGGTCGACGCCGAGCGACTCGGCCGCCGTCTCGAACGCCTTCGCGTGGGGTTTTCGCCACCCGCAGCCGATGCTCGTCGTCACCGCGTCGAACTCGCCGCGGAGCCTCGCGCGGATCAGGGTCTTCGGCACCAGTTCCGGCACCGCGCAGTTCGAGAGGAGACCGACGGGGCCCTGCTCGCTCACGTCGCGGACGGCCGCTAACGCGCCGTCTCGTCGGGTTACGTCGGGGTCGAACGCCGCGACGACGGCGTGTCTGACGACGTTGTCCGCCGCGTCGACGCCGCGGGAGTTGAGCGCGTGCGCGACGTGGGCCGGCAGCGGGACCTCCGCGCCCACCGGGGCGTCTACGTGTCGCTCGCCGTACGCGGCGTGCCAGTCGTCGGGCACCTCGACGCCGCGCGACTCGAGTTCGCGGGCGACGATCTCCGCGGGGTCGGACGGGTACTCGACGTCGACGAGCGTCCCGAACAGATCGAATGTGACTGCCACGATACGCACACTACGACGAAAACGGGATTGAACCTGTCGGTCGGCGCGGTCGATGCCGCTGTCTCCCGGCTCGCGCTCGGCCGGTCCGGAGTCCTCAGAGCAGCGGCGCCAGGTGCAGCGAGTACAGCCGGTAGAGGCCGGTCACCCACGCACAGAGCCACAGGACCATGAATCCGGCCACGCCGGCCCGAAGCCGCGAGCGCCAGTGGCCCATGTCCTCGTGGATCTCGTCGATGTCGACGCTCGGGTCCTCGTAGGCGTCCGCGTTGCGCTTCGCCTGGAGGATGCGCACGATGCCCGTGAGCGCGAACGCCAGCAGCGCGTACGCCTGCACGCCGAAGAACGCGTGGATCACGGCGATTCCGGAGAGGTTGATGAGATCGACGAAGAGCCGCGGGATCATCCACCCAACGATCGGGACGGTGGTGAGGACCAGCCCGACGGCGATGTATCGCAGGTGACGCATGAGCACGGTCCACGTCACGGTTTCGGTGTCGATCATTATCCAGGCCCCGTACAGCAGAAACGGGAGGCTCGCCGTCACCGACAGCCCGGCAGCCGCCGCGATAACCGACTCGTCGACCATTATCGGTGAGTTAGGTCTCTGGCGCGTAAAGTCCCGCGGTCCGCGGCGCGCGCGACTCGCGACCGCCGCGACGCTCCCGCCTCGCAGCGGGCGGCCCGGCGTCGCGGCTCGGCGCGACCGTAGACGAAAACAGTTAGCGTCCGGAGCACATATCGGGGAACAATGGAGGACACCTCGACGGAACCGGAGCCGGAGCCGCGGCCGGACCGGGCGCCGGACGAGTCCGCGGGCGACGGCGAGGGCCCACGAGCCGACGCGTCTCACGGCGACACGGACGCCGCCGGCGACGCGGGAGGTGACGGCGACGCCCGCGAAACGGACGCCGAGGGCGACGACGACCTCGCCGCGCTCCGCCAGCGCGTCGACGAGGAGTACGACTTCGACGACTTCGGGCCCTCCGACATGGCGCGGATGAGCGCCGAAGAGTGGGACGCCGCGTTCGACCCGGACTCGTGGATCACCGGTCGGCGACTCCTCGACCGCGCGGAGGCGGAGCTGAAGACCCGTATCGCCCGCCGGGACGTGTTCGGCGTGTTAGAGCGCGTCCGCGAGGACGGCGAAGAGCGCATCCTCGTCTACTCCGACGAGGGGTACGCCATCGTC
This genomic window from Halorubrum sp. PV6 contains:
- a CDS encoding HAD family hydrolase codes for the protein MAVTFDLFGTLVDVEYPSDPAEIVARELESRGVEVPDDWHAAYGERHVDAPVGAEVPLPAHVAHALNSRGVDAADNVVRHAVVAAFDPDVTRRDGALAAVRDVSEQGPVGLLSNCAVPELVPKTLIRARLRGEFDAVTTSIGCGWRKPHAKAFETAAESLGVDPASLVHVGDDPETDGGIEEVGGRFVDVTETPLDGLAAQLEAEL